From Vitis vinifera cultivar Pinot Noir 40024 chromosome 14, ASM3070453v1, a single genomic window includes:
- the LOC100242512 gene encoding uncharacterized protein LOC100242512: MEDFSKYAHSPAHLAVARRDHAALKRIISALPRLAKAGEVNTEDDSVAAELQADEVSAIIDRRDVPGRETPLHLAVRLRDPVSAELLMAAGADWSLQNENGWSALQEAVCTREESIAMIIARHYQPLAWAKWCRRLPRIVASAARIRDFYMEITFHFESSVIPFIGRIAPSDTYRIWKRGSNLRADMTLAGFDGFRIQRSDQTFLFLGEGYSSEDGNVSLAPGSLIVLAHKEKEITNALEGAGAQPTEAEVAHEVTLMSQTNMYRPGIDVTQAELVPHLNWRRQERTEVVGNWKAKVYDMLHVMVSVKSRRVPGAMTDEELFAVEDDERIANGGDNDDYDDVLTAEERMQLDSALRMGNSDGVCEDEDHGVHDSQEHGSGGSFENCESNGTVKEKKSWFGWNKKGSKNGSDDPEDSKILKKFSKLAPESSNQRTVDNQKSSFELSREDMGDVKKGKEKSSKKKKKKGASGDSKHESEYKKGLRPVLWLTPDFPLQTDELLPLLDILANKVKAVRRLRELLTTKLPHGTFPVKVAIPIVPTIRVLVTFTKFEELQPVEEFSTPLSSPAHFQDAKSKESEGSTSWISWMRGSRGGQSSDGESHRYKDDIDPFHIPSDYTWVDANEKKRRLKAKKAKSKKHRKHVGAKGGGDGGHQMSEDLED, translated from the exons ATGGAAGATTTTTCCAAATATGCCCACAGTCCAGCTCATTTGGCAGTTGCTCGGCGTGACCATGCTGCCCTCAAGCGGATCATCTCAGCTCTTCCTCGGCTTGCTAAGGCTGGTGAGGTAAATACCGAAGATGATTCTGTTGCTGCTGAGCTCCAAGCTGATGAGGTATCGGCAATCATCGATCGACGTGATGTTCCAGGTCGTGAGACCCCCCTACACCTTGCAGTTAGATTGAGGGATCCAGTTTCAGCAGAGCTTTTAATGGCAGCTGGTGCTGATTGGAGTCTACAAAATGAGAATGGATGGAGTGCTCTTCAAGAAGCGGTTTGTACAAGAGAGGAGTCTATTGCTATGATCATTGCCCGTCATTATCAGCCCCTTGCTTGGGCCAAATGGTGTCGACGGCTTCCACGCATTGTTGCCTCAGCAGCTCGGATTCGTGATTTTTACATGGAGATAACCTTCCACTTTGAGAGCTCTGTCATTCCATTTATTGGTCGAATTGCCCCATCAGATACATACCGCATTTGGAAACGTGGGTCCAATCTTCGTGCTGATATGACCCTTGCTGGCTTTGATGGCTTCCGCATTCAACGGTCAGACCAAACATTTCTCTTTCTTGGGGAGGGCTACTCTTCAGAAGATGGTAATGTATCTCTGGCTCCTGGTTCCTTGATTGTCCTTGCTCATAAGGAGAAAGAAATCACAAATGCTTTAGAGGGGGCTGGAGCTCAACCAACTGAAGCTGAAGTTGCCCATGAAGTGACCTTGATGTCTCAAACTAATATGTATAGGCCAGGAATTGATGTTACTCAGGCAGAACTTGTTCCTCACCTAAATTGGAGGCGGCAAGAGAGGACTGAGGTGGTTGGGAATTGGAAGGCTAAGGTTTATGACATGCTTCATGTAATGGTCAGTGTGAAATCGAGGAGGGTCCCAGGTGCTATGACTGATGAGGAGCTTTTTGCAGTGGAGGATGATGAAAGGATAGCAAATGGTGGTGACAATGATGACTATGATGATGTATTGACAGCTGAAGAAAGGATGCAATTGGATTCTGCTCTCCGTATGGGCAATTCAGATGGTGTCTGTGAAGATGAGGACCATGGAGTCCATGACTCCCAAGAACATGGTTCAGGTGgttcttttgaaaattgtgaATCCAATGGCACTGTTAAGGAGAAGAAAAGTTGGTTTGGATGGAACAAGAAAGGGTCAAAAAATGGAAGTGATGATCCTGAGGATTCAAAGATTCTGAAGAAGTTCTCAAAGTTAGCCCCAGAAAGTAGCAACCAGAGAACAGTTGATAAtcaaaaatcatcttttgaatTATCTAGGGAGGATATGGGGGATGTtaagaagggaaaagaaaaaagcagtaagaagaaaaagaagaagggtGCCAGTGGTGACTCTAAACATGAAAGTGAGTATAAGAAGGGTCTGAGACCTGTCTTGTGGTTGACACCAGATTTTCCTTTGCAAACTGATGAGCTATTGCCTTTACTCGACATCTTAGCAAACAAAGTCAAGGCTGTTAGGAGACTCAGGGAACTTCTAACCACTAAACTACCTCATGGCACATTTCCTGTCAAG GTTGCCATCCCAATTGTCCCAACCATACGAGTCCTAGttacatttacaaaatttgaggAACTTCAGCCGGTGGAAGAATTTTCAACCCCTCTCTCCAGCCCAGCACATTTCCAAGACGCCAAGTCGAAGGAATCAGAGGGATCCACATCATGGATTTCATGGATGAGGGGGAGCCGTGGGGGTCAATCAAGTGATGGGGAAAGTCACCGTTATAAAGATGACATTGACCCTTTCCATATACCATCAGACTATACATGGGTTGATGCCAACGAGAAAAAACGGCGCTTGAAAGCCAAGAAAGCTAAGAGCAAGAAACATAGGAAACATGTGGGTGCTAAAGGTGGTGGGGACGGAGGACATCAGATGAGCGAAGATTTGGAAGACTAA
- the LOC100247643 gene encoding uncharacterized protein LOC100247643 has protein sequence MAKVSVIWVGLLLVFGLAAMGEAASEKYKDPKQPINIRIRDLMNRMTLAEKIGQMVQLERANATPEIMKDFSIGSLLSGGGSGPGIQATAEDWINMVNEFQKGSLSSRLGIPMIYGIDAVHGHNNVYNATIFPHNVGLGATRDPELVKRIGAATAIEVRATGISYAFAPCIAVCRDPRWGRCYESYSEDPNIVRAMTEIIPGLQGEIPANSRKGVPYVNGKDKVAACAKHFVGDGGTTNGINENNTVIDRHGLLSIHMPAYYSSIIKGVATVMVSYSSWNGKKMHANHELVTGFLKNTLQFRGFVISDWQGIDRITSPPHANYTYSVQAGVQAGIDMVMLPFNHTEFIDILTNLVESNVIPMSRIDDAVRRILRVKFSMGLFENPLADLSFVDQLGSQAHRDLAREAVRKSLVLLKNGDEADAPLLPLPKKANKILVAGTHAHDLGYQCGGWTITWQGLSGNNHTTGTTILSAISAAVDPSTEIVFTENPDAEFVKSNNFSYAVVVIGEPPYAETAGDSLNLTISEPGPSTITNVCSGVKCVVVVISGRPVVIQPYLSSIHALVAAWLPGTEGQGVTDVLFGDYGFTGKLPRTWFKTVDQLPMNSGDPHYDPLFPIGFGLTTQPIVASY, from the exons ATGGCAAAGGTTTCAGTGATATGGGTAGGGCTTCTGCTCGTATTTGGTTTGGCAGCCATGGGAGAAGCGGCTTCTGAGAAGTACAAAGACCCAAAACAGCCCATAAACATTAGAATCAGAGACCTTATGAACCGAATGACTCTAGCAGAGAAAATAGGTCAGATGGTGCAGCTGGAACGCGCCAATGCCACTCCTGAGATCATGAAGGATTTCTCAATTGGCAGTTTACTGAGTGGTGGAGGGAGTGGGCCTGGAATCCAAGCTACTGCAGAGGATTGGATCAACATGGTGAATGAGTTTCAAAAGGGTTCTCTGTCAAGCCGCCTTGGCATCCCAATGATTTACGGTATAGATGCTGTTCATGGGCACAACAATGTGTACAACGCAACAATATTTCCCCACAATGTTGGTCTTGGGGCTACCAG GGATCCTGAACTTGTGAAGAGGATTGGTGCTGCAACCGCCATTGAAGTTAGAGCCACAGGCATTTCTTATGCATTTGCTCCATGTATTGCG GTGTGCAGAGATCCAAGATGGGGTCGGTGCTACGAGAGCTATAGTGAGGATCCCAATATTGTTCGAGCAATGACAGAAATCATACCTGGGTTACAAGGCGAGATCCCTGCCAACTCACGGAAGGGTGTTCCTTATGTTAATGGAAA GGATAAGGTAGCAGCCTGTGCAAAACACTTTGTGGGTGATGGTGGCACCACTAACGGCATCAATGAGAACAACACCGTTATTGATCGGCATGGATTGCTGAGCATTCACATGCCCGCCTATTACTCCTCCATCATAAAGGGTGTGGCAACAGTCATGGTTTCCTACTCCAGCTGGAATGGGAAGAAGATGCATGCTAACCATGAACTTGTTACTGGATTCCTCAAAAACACCCTTCAATTCAGG GGCTTCGTCATCTCCGATTGGCAGGGCATTGACAGGATCACCTCACCGCCCCATGCAAACTACACATACTCTGTCCAAGCCGGGGTTCAAGCTGGGATTGACATG GTCATGCTTCCATTTAACCACACCGAGTTCATTGATATTCTGACCAACCTCGTGGAGAGCAATGTCATCCCCATGAGCCGTATTGATGATGCTGTCCGCAGGATTTTGAGAGTCAAGTTCAGTATGGGTTTGTTTGAGAACCCCTTGGCTGACCTCAGTTTTGTTGACCAGCTGGGAAGCCAG GCTCATAGAGATTTGGCTAGAGAAGCCGTTAGGAAGTCACTTGTTCTTTTGAAGAACGGAGATGAGGCAGACGCTCCTTTGCTACCTCTCCCCAAGAAGGCAAACAAGATCCTAGTTGCCGGAACCCATGCCCACGATTTGGGTTATCAGTGTGGTGGCTGGACCATAACTTGGCAGGGACTCAGCGGAAACAATCACACCACAG GAACAACCATCCTAAGCGCCATCTCAGCTGCCGTTGACCCTAGCACAGAAATCGTGTTTACCGAGAACCCTGATGCCGAATTTGTCAAGTCCAATAACTTCTCCTACGCCGTTGTTGTCATTGGAGAGCCCCCCTATGCAGAGACTGCAGGGGATAGTTTGAACTTAACCATTTCTGAACCAGGTCCTAGCACGATTACTAATGTATGTTCGGGGGTCAAGTGCGTGGTTGTAGTAATCTCCGGCCGCCCTGTCGTCATTCAGCCCTATCTTTCATCCATCCATGCTCTTGTTGCTGCATGGCTGCCAGGTACTGAAGGCCAAGGTGTGACTGATGTTCTTTTTGGGGACTATGGATTCACCGGCAAGCTTCCTCGCACCTGGTTCAAGACTGTAGACCAACTGCCAATGAATTCTGGGGATCCTCACTATGACCCGCTCTTCCCCATCGGTTTTGGACTCACAACCCAGCCAATTGTGGCAAGCTACTGA